Proteins encoded within one genomic window of Psilocybe cubensis strain MGC-MH-2018 chromosome 2, whole genome shotgun sequence:
- a CDS encoding Protein FAM72A, protein MADAEPPSFSYLPNQLHLFPQNPYPPYTVPAPIAHKVWILDCKSCSSFLTNRGMKAVLLLRPNVSLFSSDAQPTGCSPYSSSTEALRPLAAHKPSASPSRTCECLTQSLCCHTCGSTVGYMIVVPCTRCTYSIGATNRATNGHRFVFHSNEVVGTERHYVQGEPGVVPFDPPMFIPPPPPAMPTPHHASYPSPPFSPSPYYGHSSSHPRAVSPPVFRSDYLPTPPLEFATPAYAHSDSRHQSPDLDATPDYSRFYLPPASLRSPPPIIPVTTHYYPLSPRSPSDDFDSFSSASPPPLASPTFFPADHKEVPSQPPPSLKPGDVIFWHHLSRSGEIPGVHNDERARHPIAAKASREIFFNR, encoded by the exons ATGGCAGACGCTGAGCCGCCCTCCTTCTCCTATCTCCCAAACCAACTCCATCTCTTCCCCCAGAATCCTTACCCGCCCTACACCGTCCCCGCCCCCATCGCCCACAAGGTATGGATTCTCGACTGCAAGTCCTGCAGTTCCTTCCTCACAAACCGCGGAatgaag GCCGTTCTTCTCCTTCGTCCAAACGtgtctcttttttcttccgaCGCCCAGCCAACAGGGTGCTCGCCGTATAGCTCCAGCACAGAGGCCCTTCGCCCCCTCGCTGCTCACAAGCCTTCCGCGTCCCCCTCGCGCACATGTGAATGTCTCACACAGAGTCTTTGTTGCCATACCTGCGGATCGACCGTCGGCTACATGATCGTCGTCCCT TGTACTCGTTGTACTTACTCCATTGGCGCGACTAACCGTGCAACCAATGGCCATCGTTTTGTCTTTCACTCAAACGAGGTCGTAGGCACGGAGCGCCACTATGTTCAGGGCGAGCCAGGCGTCGTCCCGTTTGACCCTCCAATGTTCATACCGCCCCCTCCTCCAGCAATGCCAACCCCTCATCACGCTTCTTatccctctcctccatttAGTCCCAGTCCATATTACGGCCATTCGTCTTCTCACCCGCGCGCCGTCTCTCCGCCGGTTTTCCGTTCCGACTATCTCCCAACCCCTCCTTTGGAGTTTGCAACCCCTGCTTACGCGCATTCAGATTCAAGGCACCAATCTCCAGACCTCGACGCGACTCCT GATTATTCACGTTTTTATCTACCGCCGGCCAGCTTACGTTCCCCACCTCCTATCATCCCTGTGACAACCCATTATTACCCATTGTCCCCTCGATCTCCCTCGGACGACTTTGACTCTTTTTCGTCCGCCAGCCCGCCCCCGCTTGCCAGTCCTACCTTTTTTCCCGCGGATCACAAGGAGGTCCCCAGCCAACCACCCCCATCCTTGAAGCCAGGTGACGTGATATTTTGGCATCACCTTTCCAGGAGCGGCGAAATACCTGGGGTTCACAACGACGAGAGAGCCCGCCATCCCATTGCCGCCAAAGCTTCTAGGGAAATATTTTTCAATCGATAG
- a CDS encoding T-complex protein 1 subunit zeta → MSNIELINPKAESVRRAAALQVNTNGAMGLAGVVKGNLGPRGTLKMLVDGSGQIKMTKDGKVLLSEMQIQNPTAAMIARTAVAQDDQVGDGTTSVVLLVGELLKQADRYISEGVHPTVIAEGFDLAKKESLAFLDTFKVKQKMDRATLINIANTSLATKLNTALAKQLAADVVDAVLAIRQPAPPPDAKEQWREPIDLHMIEIMKMQHRTATETQLVRGLVMDHGARHPDMPKRVENAFVLTLNVSLEYEKTEVNSGFFYSSAEQREKLVESERKFLDAKLQKIVNLKNLVCDQAVDSKEKRKNFVIINQKGIDPMSLDVLAKNGILALRRAKRRNMERLQLTCGGVAQNSVDDLNPSVLGWAGLVYEHTLGEEKYTFLEEVKDPKSVTLLIKGPNPYTIQQIQDALRDGLRAVKNALEDECLIPGAGAFEVACSAHLSGEVKKNAKGRVKMGVQAFADALLVIPKTLAQNGGFDVQDVVVALQDEQAEGNIVGIDLQSGEPFDPTVEGIWDNYRVKRQMLHSCSVIAVNLLSTDEILRAGRSSLKADGPQ, encoded by the exons ATGTCAAACATCGAGCTCATCAACCCGAAGGCCGAGAGCGTCAGAAGGGCCGCAGCCCTTCAG GTCAATACTAATGGAGCCATGGGTCTTGCAGGAGTCGTTAAAGGAAATCTTG GTCCTCGTGGAACGCTGAAAATGCTAGTGGATGGCTCTGGCCAGATCAAAATGACGAAAGATGGAAAGGTCCTACTCTCTGAGAtgcaaatccaaaatcctACTGCTGCCATGATTGCGCGTACAGCTGTTGCACAAGACGATCAAGTGGGCGATGGAACAACTTCAGTGGTTCTTCTCGTTGGAGAGTTGTTAAAACAAGCAGATCGATACATTTCAGAAGGAGTACATCCAACTGTGATTGCGGAAggtttcgaccttgcaaaaaAGGAGTCGCTAGCG TTCCTTGATACCTTCAAAGTTAAACAGAAGATGGATCGTGCTACACTTATCAACATTGCAAACACATCATTAGCTACCAAACTGAACACTGCTCTAGCAAAACAACTGGCTGCAGACGTTGTCGACGCTGTTCTGGCTATCCGCCAGCCTGCGCCGCCTCCAG ACGCCAAAGAACAATGGCGCGAGCCCATAGATCTCCACATGATTGAAATTATGAAAATGCAGCACCGGACGGCCACCGAAACCCAACTTGTCCGTGGTTTGGTCATGGACCACGGCGCTCGCCatcctgacatgcccaaacGCGTCGAAAATGCCTTCGTTCTCACTTTGAACGTGAGTTTGGAATATGAAAAAAC AGAGGTCAACTCTGGATTCTTCTATTCCTCTGCGGAACAACGCGAAAAGCTTGTTGAATCAGAACGAAAATTCTTGGACGCAAAACTTCAAAAGATCGTCAACCTCAAGAATCTTGTGTGTGATCAAGCAGTGGAttccaaagaaaagaggaagaacttTGTGATCATCAACCAGAAAGGTATCGACCCCATGAGTTTGGACGTGCTTGCAAAGAATGGTATCCTTGCCCTACGACGGGCCAAGCGTCGCAACATGGAAAG GCTGCAGCTTACTTGCGGCGGTGTCGCTCAAAACTCAGTGGATGATCTGAATCCATCGGTTCTCGGTTGGGCCGGCCTTGTGTATGAGCACACACTGGGAGAAGAAAAATACACTTTCCTGGAAGAAGTAAAAGACCCCAAATCTGTCACACTCCTTATCAAAGGACCTAACCCTTACACAATACAACAAATCCAAGATGCCCTACGTGACGGGCTTCGTGCGGTGAAGAATGCCCTTGAAGACGAATGCCTGATTCCTGGTGCCGGAGCTTTCGAGGTTGCATGCTCGGCTCATCTGAGCGGCGAAGTCAAGAAAAATGCAAAGGGCCGTGTCAAGATGGGAGTACAGGCATTTGCCGACGCTCTTTTGGTAATTCCTAAAACACTTGCCCAAAACGGAGGTTTCGATGTGCAAGATGTTGTGGTTGCACTGCAG GATGAACAAGCTGAAGGCAACATCGTTGGCATCGATCTGCAATCTGGGGAGCCTTTCGACCCAACAGTGGAAGGGATTTGGGATAACTACAGAGTAAAACGACAGATGTTGCACTCCTG CTCTGTCATTGCTGTCAATTTATTGTCGACAGATGAGATATTGAGAGCAGGGCGCAGCTCTTTGAAGGCTGATGGTCCGCAGTAG
- a CDS encoding Ribosomal RNA-processing protein 17, with protein MSSTNNFALLTRAHSLVAQKKRAKRDQLKEVIFDDAARREFLTGFHKRKLAKAEAARAKAKEREKQERLESRREQRQALREQAAQNAAQVEKAYGGVVEDEEWTGISVSDQDGKEHADEYEDEEVLATVTVVEDFDPDTIIHGPAKSDVPIPSSKPIPSQAKSSRLPPAKESPHAPSKKKSKPREKKIRYETKDARRREQIKQRRRRTEKAELAGGKASRKSKTPGGKRHTSKR; from the exons ATGTCTTCCACCAACAACTTTGCTCTCCTCACCCGCGCTCACTCCCTCGTCGCACAAAAGAAACGTGCAAAGCGCGACCAGCTCAAGGAGGTCATCTTCGACGATGCTGCTCGCAG GGAATTTCTTACCGGCTTCCACAAGCGAAAGCTTGCAAAGGCCGAGGCGGCTCGTGCAAAGGCCAAAGAGCGAGAGAAGCAGGAGAGGTTGGAGTCTCGTCGCGAG CAACGGCAAGCATTGCGCGAACAGGCCGCCCAGAATGCAGCCCAGGTAGAAAAGGCATACGGCGGTGTAGTTG AGGACGAGGAGTGGACTGGCATCAGCGTTTCAGATCAGGACGGCAAAGAGCATGCCGATGAGtacgaggacgaagaagtGTTGGCGACTGTAACAGTCGTTGAAGATTTTGATCCTGATACCATTATCCATGGGCCTGCCAAATCCGACGTTCCAATTCcttcatcaaaaccaattCCCTCTCAAGCAAAATCGTCAAGACTACCGCCTGCCAAAGAATCTCCCCATGCCCCATCAaagaaaaaatcaaagcCCAGGGAGAAAAAAATCCGGTACGAGACTAAAGATGCCCGGCGCAGAGAGCAGATAAAGCagcggaggaggagaacGGAGAAAGCAGAACTCGCTGGAGGAAAGGCATCACGTAAATCAAAAACTCCAGGCGGCAAACGACACACCTCCAAGCGCTAA